In Candidatus Lernaella stagnicola, one genomic interval encodes:
- a CDS encoding tetratricopeptide repeat protein translates to MEPKRILVVEPAPEQRQAIEAIFDLRGDQVIFAKDEEEAFAIFKDIEFDLLLIEVLLPRGSGYSLTSRVRDAEQATGRHTPILLMGGVLRNFNMAHEARIKFGADNVLVKPFQSDDIRVKLAIHLDGIDPAKLETEADLRAELFGTKNTKKLPYVEPVRVSGCLNKVPFARVLGEFWRLGETGYLHCQSGTVAKTLHFNGGRLVFVSGGNRRETLGWLLVREGLLNTKQINVALDRMIDSGKKLGEVLLEQLTINPHDLFQKMQHEMEEKILHLFRWTDGRYWFEPMASIDSEDVVPLTINVGDLLRTGIGAIYDTPALMDAEFREWLNARVRKTIPDDTALRGLHPTRHEKLFWDAVNGETTLSKLLDGAEGERAELMRFLYLLVCLGAIHFVPAETRVEQPANIIRASSGNAHKQKIDERFQEICDVPPGEALGSGEGDFSERHKAACRGLLEGLFGSGSDPVTLIKAEAVFERLDEAYRTEAQLPLIVRRSRTRYENPTPREKVLEAELHFQKGIVAYREENFLQASDHFQIAIDRDENTADYHAYLGYTLFRQKDAQEESEPVQAIRHLNKALELDIHLPEAYLFLGYIHWELGQEKRAESYFEQALVYDPDNVEALQHLRLLFANRRAHDAAERGERSLPAQLIEHQKEIIAFFNFIQTGDYFDILGVSHTATAGEIKQAYFSLAGRIRSEKIHREADEITREQADEVFAFLTVAYSTLTHDARRREYLARLETQTTTGIQEEAGTADQARAEEAFQRGRRNLRRQELKNAVSHLRHAHDIMPGDPGFLAWLGFAKYRLAGYASTIDGFLAASGKDDIRRALILQPGHVDASVLLGKVYMREGKYRLAEEQFDNALLADRGNLDALKAYRRIHTRRKTKPAVPIHRRLNGDQDRLYVELSEAVDDSLARHYFDVLNISFDADREEIKTAYDVMCGRLLHSVDRQQAAPDVRFRIDEIRDRLERVFSVLNDDHLRECYLLAMRGDQSAAGAEEGDTPEGDDPSAGEGSPQKLGVQDSAFWDRVRRRFGKGTPKE, encoded by the coding sequence ATGGAGCCTAAACGCATACTCGTCGTGGAGCCGGCGCCCGAGCAACGGCAGGCCATCGAAGCGATTTTCGACCTCCGCGGAGACCAAGTTATCTTCGCCAAGGATGAAGAGGAAGCCTTCGCGATATTTAAAGACATCGAGTTTGACCTGTTGCTGATCGAGGTGTTGCTGCCGCGCGGGAGCGGCTATTCGCTTACCAGTCGCGTCCGCGACGCCGAGCAGGCCACCGGTCGACATACACCGATTTTGTTGATGGGCGGCGTGCTGCGCAACTTCAACATGGCCCATGAAGCGCGCATCAAGTTCGGTGCCGATAACGTGCTTGTCAAACCCTTTCAATCCGACGATATCCGGGTCAAATTGGCGATTCATCTCGACGGCATCGACCCCGCCAAGCTGGAAACCGAAGCCGATCTGCGCGCCGAATTGTTCGGGACGAAGAACACGAAAAAGCTCCCGTACGTGGAGCCGGTGCGGGTATCGGGTTGCCTGAACAAAGTGCCGTTCGCCCGCGTTCTGGGCGAATTCTGGCGCCTTGGGGAAACCGGGTACCTGCATTGCCAATCCGGTACGGTGGCCAAGACACTGCATTTTAACGGTGGCCGCCTCGTGTTCGTGTCTGGCGGCAATCGGCGCGAAACACTGGGTTGGTTGCTGGTGCGCGAAGGGTTACTCAACACAAAGCAGATCAACGTCGCTTTGGACAGAATGATCGACAGCGGCAAGAAACTCGGCGAAGTGTTGCTCGAACAACTCACGATTAACCCGCACGACCTGTTCCAGAAAATGCAGCACGAGATGGAGGAGAAAATACTCCATTTGTTTCGTTGGACCGACGGGCGCTACTGGTTCGAGCCCATGGCGAGTATCGACAGCGAAGATGTCGTTCCCTTGACGATCAACGTGGGCGATCTTCTACGGACGGGGATCGGGGCCATATATGACACGCCGGCGTTGATGGACGCCGAGTTCCGTGAATGGCTCAACGCACGCGTCAGGAAAACGATCCCTGACGATACGGCGTTGCGCGGTCTCCATCCCACGCGCCACGAAAAATTATTCTGGGACGCGGTGAACGGCGAAACAACGCTATCGAAGTTGTTGGACGGCGCCGAAGGCGAGCGCGCCGAGCTGATGCGATTTTTGTATCTGTTGGTGTGCCTTGGCGCGATTCATTTCGTGCCGGCGGAGACACGCGTCGAACAACCGGCGAACATTATCCGCGCGTCCTCCGGCAACGCCCACAAGCAAAAGATCGATGAACGTTTTCAAGAGATTTGCGACGTGCCGCCCGGCGAAGCGTTGGGCAGCGGCGAAGGCGACTTCAGCGAACGCCACAAGGCCGCCTGCCGCGGACTGTTAGAAGGCCTTTTCGGAAGCGGTTCCGACCCCGTCACGTTAATAAAAGCGGAAGCTGTTTTCGAGCGTTTGGACGAAGCCTACCGCACGGAGGCGCAATTGCCCCTCATCGTGCGGCGCAGCCGGACGCGTTACGAGAATCCGACTCCGCGGGAAAAAGTGCTGGAAGCGGAATTGCATTTCCAAAAGGGTATCGTGGCGTATCGAGAAGAGAACTTCCTGCAAGCTTCGGATCATTTCCAGATCGCGATTGACCGCGACGAGAACACCGCCGATTACCACGCATATCTCGGCTACACGCTGTTTCGGCAGAAAGACGCCCAAGAGGAATCGGAACCCGTTCAGGCTATTCGACACCTAAACAAGGCGCTGGAACTCGATATTCACTTGCCGGAAGCGTACCTTTTCCTTGGCTACATCCATTGGGAGCTCGGGCAAGAGAAGCGAGCCGAAAGCTATTTTGAGCAAGCGTTGGTATACGATCCCGACAACGTCGAGGCATTGCAGCATTTGCGCCTTCTGTTCGCCAATCGGCGCGCCCATGACGCGGCCGAACGGGGCGAGCGAAGCTTGCCGGCGCAACTGATCGAACATCAAAAGGAAATCATCGCCTTTTTCAACTTCATTCAAACCGGTGATTATTTCGACATCCTGGGTGTTTCCCACACCGCGACCGCGGGCGAAATCAAACAAGCGTATTTCAGCTTGGCGGGGCGGATTCGTTCGGAAAAGATTCATCGCGAAGCCGACGAAATCACGCGGGAACAGGCCGACGAAGTCTTCGCCTTCCTTACGGTGGCGTACTCAACATTAACCCACGACGCGCGGCGCCGGGAATACTTAGCGCGCTTGGAAACGCAAACCACGACGGGAATCCAAGAGGAAGCGGGCACCGCGGACCAGGCTCGCGCCGAAGAGGCGTTTCAACGAGGTCGCCGCAACCTTCGTCGGCAGGAATTGAAAAACGCGGTCAGCCACCTCCGGCACGCGCATGACATTATGCCCGGCGATCCAGGTTTTCTGGCGTGGCTCGGATTTGCGAAATATCGGCTCGCCGGCTACGCATCGACAATCGACGGCTTTCTGGCCGCAAGCGGGAAAGACGATATTCGCCGCGCTTTGATTCTCCAGCCCGGGCACGTGGACGCTTCGGTCTTATTGGGCAAGGTGTACATGCGGGAAGGCAAGTACCGACTCGCGGAAGAACAGTTCGACAACGCCCTGTTGGCCGACCGCGGGAACCTCGACGCCCTGAAGGCGTACCGTCGCATTCATACCCGCCGGAAAACCAAACCCGCCGTGCCCATTCATCGGCGGCTCAACGGCGATCAGGACCGCTTGTACGTCGAACTCAGCGAAGCGGTCGACGATTCTCTCGCCCGACATTATTTCGACGTGCTCAATATCTCGTTCGATGCCGACCGCGAAGAGATCAAAACCGCGTACGACGTGATGTGCGGCCGGCTCCTTCACTCGGTCGACCGCCAACAAGCGGCGCCCGACGTTCGTTTCCGCATCGATGAAATTCGCGACCGTTTGGAACGCGTCTTCAGCGTCTTGAACGACGACCATCTCCGGGAATGCTATCTGCTGGCGATGCGAGGCGATCAAAGCGCCGCCGGTGCGGAGGAAGGTGACACGCCGGAGGGCGACGATCCGTCTGCCGGCGAAGGCTCGCCGCAAAAGCTCGGGGTCCAAGACTCTGCGTTTTGGGACCGTGTCCGTCGCCGTTTCGGGAAGGGGACACCGAAGGAATAG